From a region of the Rouxiella sp. S1S-2 genome:
- a CDS encoding DMT family transporter: MSLVVGGQLSGTLAVLFASVLWGTTGTAATFAPQVSPVAIGALAMGVGGLLQALIALKSLVRFRHSLRQHWRLVLTGGLAVGIYPLVFYASMHLAGVTVGTVISIGSAPLLSALIEYLFEGKRLSARWMLGACIGIAGMILLCLGKGAGHDESAMSGDVLTGVMLGLLAGLTYALYSWAARQLMQQGVPSKTSMGATFGLGGLLLMPVLFITGGPLLASWNNAAVGTYMALIPMFVGYVCYGFGLARIPSSSATTLTLLEPVVAAVLAVWVVGEKISPIGWLGMGMVGVCLLLITVPARRYQPALS; this comes from the coding sequence ATGAGTCTAGTGGTCGGCGGTCAACTTTCCGGAACGTTAGCGGTTCTTTTTGCCTCGGTTTTATGGGGCACCACCGGCACCGCGGCAACTTTTGCGCCACAGGTGAGTCCGGTGGCCATTGGCGCCCTCGCGATGGGCGTCGGCGGCCTGCTACAGGCGCTCATTGCGTTGAAAAGCCTTGTTCGTTTTCGCCACAGCCTGCGTCAACACTGGCGCTTGGTACTCACCGGCGGCCTGGCGGTGGGCATTTATCCTTTAGTGTTCTATGCCTCAATGCACCTCGCCGGCGTCACCGTCGGTACGGTAATTTCGATCGGTTCGGCTCCCCTGCTGTCCGCACTTATCGAATATCTGTTTGAAGGCAAACGTCTGTCTGCTCGCTGGATGTTAGGTGCGTGTATTGGAATTGCAGGCATGATTTTACTGTGCCTTGGAAAGGGCGCGGGCCATGATGAGTCGGCAATGTCAGGGGACGTTCTCACCGGCGTCATGCTCGGACTGCTGGCCGGGCTAACCTACGCGCTCTATTCGTGGGCGGCAAGACAGCTAATGCAACAGGGCGTGCCATCCAAAACGTCGATGGGTGCCACCTTCGGTCTCGGTGGTCTGCTGCTGATGCCGGTACTGTTTATCACTGGCGGCCCCCTGCTGGCCTCATGGAATAATGCCGCCGTCGGCACTTATATGGCACTGATCCCGATGTTTGTGGGCTATGTTTGCTACGGCTTTGGGCTAGCGCGCATCCCGTCGAGCAGTGCCACTACACTTACCCTGCTCGAGCCGGTCGTCGCGGCGGTGTTGGCCGTGTGGGTCGTTGGCGAAAAAATATCACCGATTGGCTGGCTGGGAATGGGGATGGTCGGCGTTTGTCTGCTGCTGATAACCGTTCCGGCAAGGCGCTATCAGCCTGCACTTTCCTGA
- a CDS encoding HPP family protein, producing MMNPFIKKFLNGCAHFWPQPILSSRRERLAGCVGAGIGLILTAWLCHHALGDSSPWLIAPMGASAVLMFAIPASPLAQPWAIVGGNLLAAVIGVTCAYCLSDTALAAGLAVALSIALMFPLRCLHPPSGAVAVTAVLGGPAIAQLGYGFALYPVLINSLLLTAVALVFNNAVKRRYPHSMSSAKAVPVAVNLPQPGVRQRRGIHREDLHAVLVERGEVLDIDEGDLLEILTQAEARAQRRATTKSA from the coding sequence ATCATGAATCCATTCATAAAGAAGTTCCTCAACGGCTGTGCACATTTCTGGCCACAACCCATTTTATCTAGCCGCCGTGAACGCCTTGCTGGCTGTGTCGGTGCCGGTATTGGCCTGATTCTGACCGCATGGCTTTGTCATCATGCCTTGGGCGACAGCAGCCCTTGGTTGATTGCGCCGATGGGTGCTTCGGCAGTGCTGATGTTTGCCATTCCAGCCAGTCCATTAGCCCAGCCTTGGGCGATTGTGGGGGGGAACCTGCTGGCAGCGGTTATTGGTGTCACCTGCGCATATTGCCTATCTGACACCGCGCTGGCGGCCGGATTAGCCGTTGCTTTGTCGATTGCGCTAATGTTTCCGCTGCGCTGTCTGCATCCACCTAGCGGTGCCGTGGCCGTGACAGCCGTTCTTGGCGGACCGGCAATTGCCCAGCTGGGATACGGCTTTGCCCTCTATCCGGTGCTGATCAACTCCCTGCTGCTCACTGCTGTCGCCCTGGTGTTTAATAATGCAGTAAAACGCCGCTATCCTCACTCGATGTCGAGCGCGAAAGCGGTGCCGGTCGCAGTAAATCTGCCACAGCCGGGTGTCCGCCAACGCAGGGGAATTCATCGTGAAGACTTGCACGCTGTGCTGGTCGAAAGGGGGGAGGTTCTTGATATTGATGAAGGCGATTTGCTCGAAATTCTCACTCAGGCCGAGGCGCGTGCACAGCGCAGAGCGACAACAAAATCGGCCTAA
- a CDS encoding GTP-binding protein, whose protein sequence is MSLQHSGIVQTLKTPLIILNGFLGAGKTTLLKSLLYKLRDQKVKLAVIVNDMSELDVDGVIIANTELVSKARLNFVSISATSISSEQGIGRLDEALNKLHDEYKPDLLLLETSGSSHPAPLLRYFQQHNTVALKGFLTLADAVMLRDDYRSGEALVEGFQRHLAQGTQGVENLLAEQIMLSSKVLLTKTDRLSASAVREIAHHLHPLNPYIDIMATQWGEVNLSMLTSLPDYNFHLVAQLLDEMELMHQGRADASAGREDYMLETRVIEDKRPFHPQRLWDTCQQFLGKGVHRSKGFFWMASRDDLALLWNQAAGSINLEFVSYWKAGVLAHPDSGLMAEERQMLEQQVAKQCSRFGDRHCRLTVIGEGAGVAEFTEALTRSFCTEAEIAHWQQGGVFVDPWPQRMARLKAK, encoded by the coding sequence GTGAGTCTGCAACATTCCGGCATCGTTCAAACGCTAAAAACGCCGCTGATTATCCTCAATGGTTTTCTTGGGGCAGGAAAAACTACGCTGTTAAAAAGCCTGCTGTATAAGCTGCGTGACCAAAAGGTGAAGCTGGCGGTAATTGTTAACGACATGAGCGAGTTGGACGTTGACGGTGTGATTATTGCCAACACCGAATTAGTGAGCAAGGCGCGGCTAAACTTCGTCAGCATTTCGGCCACCAGTATCAGCAGCGAGCAGGGAATTGGGCGACTGGATGAAGCATTAAATAAGCTGCACGATGAATATAAACCCGATTTACTGCTGCTAGAAACCTCGGGCAGTAGCCATCCCGCACCGCTGCTGCGCTATTTTCAGCAGCATAACACCGTCGCCCTTAAAGGCTTTTTGACGCTGGCTGATGCGGTGATGCTCAGAGACGATTACCGCAGCGGCGAGGCACTGGTTGAAGGCTTTCAGCGCCACCTGGCGCAGGGTACGCAGGGGGTCGAAAACCTGTTGGCCGAGCAAATAATGCTCTCGAGCAAGGTGTTATTGACCAAAACCGACCGACTCAGTGCTTCAGCAGTGAGGGAAATTGCCCACCATCTGCACCCGCTTAATCCCTATATCGATATTATGGCAACGCAGTGGGGAGAGGTAAATTTGAGCATGCTAACGTCGCTGCCGGATTACAATTTTCATCTGGTTGCCCAACTTCTCGATGAGATGGAACTGATGCACCAAGGGCGCGCCGATGCGTCTGCGGGACGTGAAGATTACATGTTGGAAACGCGGGTGATAGAGGATAAACGCCCGTTTCATCCCCAGCGATTATGGGACACCTGCCAGCAGTTTTTGGGCAAAGGGGTTCATCGTAGCAAAGGTTTTTTTTGGATGGCCAGCCGTGACGATCTTGCACTGCTGTGGAATCAGGCGGCGGGCAGCATTAATCTGGAGTTTGTCAGCTATTGGAAGGCGGGTGTATTGGCGCACCCTGACAGCGGCCTGATGGCAGAGGAGCGGCAAATGCTTGAGCAGCAGGTGGCGAAACAGTGTTCGCGTTTCGGCGACAGGCACTGTCGCTTGACGGTGATTGGCGAGGGCGCTGGGGTAGCTGAATTTACCGAGGCGTTGACGCGAAGTTTTTGCACCGAGGCCGAAATCGCCCATTGGCAGCAGGGCGGTGTTTTTGTCGATCCATGGCCGCAGCGGATGGCACGATTGAAAGCGAAGTAA
- the zigA gene encoding zinc metallochaperone GTPase ZigA, with amino-acid sequence MSESSNPYLNGAPDTRLPVTVLSGFLGAGKTTLLNHILNNRQGLRVAVIVNDMSEVNIDAALVRDGGAELSRTDEKLVEMSNGCICCTLREDLLIEVDRLAKAGRFDHLVIESTGISEPLPVAETFTFADDEGQSLSAIARLDTMVTVVDAYNFLKDYQSDTLLHERGESLGELDQRSIVDLLIEQIEFCDVILLNKVDLIDVPQCDQLFAILRRLNPRAKIEISSFGKVGLDKVLNSGLFDFEQASQAPGWLRELRGEHTPETEEFGITNFVYRARRPFHPQRFWDVMEGELEGVVRSKGYFWLATRPTFAGSWSQAGGVAHQEMAGTWWASIPRENWPQDPETLEFILEKWIDGIGDARQELVFIGISMAEEHLRERLDYALLTADEMKQGPKGWSRFNDPIPSWEHGL; translated from the coding sequence ATGTCAGAGTCATCAAACCCGTATCTGAACGGCGCGCCAGACACGCGCTTGCCCGTCACCGTGCTTTCTGGATTTCTGGGCGCCGGTAAAACCACCTTACTTAATCATATTCTCAATAATCGACAGGGCCTGCGCGTTGCGGTCATCGTTAATGATATGTCGGAGGTCAATATTGACGCCGCGTTGGTGCGTGACGGTGGTGCAGAGCTGTCGCGGACTGACGAGAAGCTGGTGGAAATGAGCAATGGCTGTATCTGCTGTACGCTGCGTGAAGACTTGCTGATTGAGGTCGACAGGTTGGCCAAAGCCGGTCGCTTCGACCATCTGGTGATTGAATCAACGGGGATATCCGAGCCGTTGCCCGTCGCCGAAACCTTCACCTTTGCCGATGATGAGGGGCAAAGCCTGTCTGCGATCGCCCGTCTCGACACGATGGTCACCGTTGTTGACGCCTACAACTTTTTGAAAGACTACCAGTCAGATACCTTGCTGCACGAGCGCGGTGAATCACTGGGAGAATTGGACCAACGCAGCATCGTCGATTTATTGATTGAGCAGATTGAATTTTGTGATGTCATTTTGCTTAACAAAGTTGACCTTATCGATGTCCCTCAGTGCGACCAACTGTTTGCGATACTTCGCCGCCTTAATCCGCGGGCGAAAATTGAAATCTCCTCGTTTGGAAAAGTCGGCCTCGATAAAGTGCTAAACAGCGGACTGTTCGATTTTGAGCAAGCCTCGCAGGCACCCGGCTGGCTTAGGGAGTTGCGTGGCGAACATACGCCTGAGACAGAAGAGTTTGGCATAACCAATTTTGTCTATCGCGCGCGCAGACCTTTTCATCCGCAACGCTTCTGGGACGTTATGGAGGGCGAGCTGGAAGGGGTTGTGCGTTCTAAAGGCTATTTTTGGTTAGCCACGCGTCCCACTTTTGCCGGTTCATGGTCACAAGCAGGCGGCGTTGCGCATCAGGAAATGGCCGGGACTTGGTGGGCGAGCATTCCACGTGAGAACTGGCCCCAGGACCCTGAAACGCTTGAGTTCATTCTTGAAAAATGGATTGACGGTATCGGCGATGCACGACAGGAGCTGGTGTTTATCGGCATAAGTATGGCCGAGGAGCATCTTCGCGAGCGTCTGGATTATGCACTGCTGACCGCTGACGAAATGAAACAGGGTCCAAAAGGGTGGTCACGTTTTAACGATCCGATCCCTTCCTGGGAACATGGGCTGTGA
- a CDS encoding Gfo/Idh/MocA family protein produces the protein MKFDYQLPAARTPDGMSAPSLRWGIVGPGWVAQKFVAALQKNTRQRILAVAGSSITKAEEFGQKMGIPKAFGSIEELLNGGDVDVVYISTPHTAHYACAMQAIRAGKHVLVEKPLAINAREVASLQQAAREHRVFLMEAMWSAFLPKFDVIQQVIEQGIIGEVHSIIADHGEYFTEDHRIMRPELAGGTLMDLGSYPVALATRILGPAEQILASGQTAPTGVNGQASIILKHAHGHQSSLHTTLFSHTPGSAVIAGNKGYIFIEGMFYAPGNFHLFNNEKDKVTYLEPKYSYDSLYHQAVHLAVCVEQGLTESPIRPVNDTLLTMQTLDEVRLQLGVVFHTERGDEKH, from the coding sequence ATGAAATTTGATTATCAACTGCCTGCTGCGCGCACGCCCGACGGCATGAGTGCCCCTTCGCTGCGCTGGGGCATTGTAGGACCTGGCTGGGTTGCACAAAAGTTTGTTGCCGCACTGCAGAAAAATACCCGCCAACGTATTCTGGCGGTGGCGGGGAGTTCTATTACCAAAGCTGAGGAATTTGGGCAAAAAATGGGTATCCCCAAGGCGTTTGGCTCCATCGAGGAACTGCTTAACGGGGGGGATGTGGACGTGGTGTACATCTCAACGCCGCATACTGCCCACTATGCTTGCGCGATGCAGGCGATTCGCGCGGGTAAGCACGTGCTGGTGGAAAAACCCCTAGCGATAAATGCGCGGGAAGTGGCGTCTTTGCAGCAGGCCGCTCGCGAACATCGCGTGTTTCTCATGGAGGCCATGTGGAGCGCTTTCCTACCAAAATTTGATGTGATTCAGCAAGTGATTGAGCAAGGAATTATCGGAGAAGTTCATTCGATTATCGCCGACCATGGCGAGTATTTTACCGAAGATCATCGCATTATGCGCCCCGAACTGGCAGGCGGGACCTTAATGGACCTAGGTTCTTACCCCGTGGCGCTGGCAACCCGTATTCTCGGGCCTGCCGAGCAGATACTCGCCTCGGGCCAAACGGCCCCGACTGGCGTCAACGGACAGGCATCAATCATACTCAAACATGCACACGGACATCAGTCCTCGCTCCATACCACGCTGTTTAGCCACACGCCTGGCAGCGCGGTTATCGCCGGTAACAAGGGATATATTTTCATTGAAGGTATGTTTTATGCACCGGGTAATTTCCACCTTTTTAATAATGAAAAGGATAAAGTGACCTATCTGGAACCTAAATACTCCTATGACTCGCTTTATCATCAGGCCGTACATCTTGCTGTTTGTGTTGAGCAGGGCCTCACGGAGTCGCCGATTAGACCTGTCAACGACACGTTACTGACGATGCAAACGCTGGATGAAGTCCGCCTTCAGCTTGGCGTGGTGTTTCACACCGAGCGAGGCGACGAGAAACACTGA
- a CDS encoding heme-degrading domain-containing protein, translating to MSQPLTPDVLLQQEIKYRFDNVDFDFSSAWAIGSAIRQRAAELNAPVSIEVYAFGQTLFLSALPGSSADNLEWMKRKRNTVLRLAHSSLYAGVNYEQTGQRMEHHAFINQAQYCDHGGSFPLLTKRGAVFGAVSVSGLPSHEDHALVIYGISHYLNNPQ from the coding sequence ATGAGTCAGCCGCTTACACCCGATGTCCTGTTACAGCAGGAAATTAAGTATCGTTTCGATAATGTCGACTTTGATTTCTCCTCGGCGTGGGCCATTGGCAGCGCCATTCGCCAACGTGCCGCCGAGCTGAACGCACCTGTTTCAATTGAAGTTTATGCCTTCGGCCAGACTCTTTTCCTCTCTGCCTTACCCGGATCAAGTGCCGATAATCTTGAATGGATGAAGCGTAAGAGAAATACCGTACTGCGACTTGCCCACTCCTCTCTGTATGCGGGCGTCAACTACGAGCAAACCGGGCAGCGCATGGAGCATCACGCTTTTATCAATCAGGCTCAATACTGCGACCACGGCGGCAGTTTCCCGCTGTTAACCAAGCGCGGCGCCGTTTTTGGTGCGGTCAGTGTCAGCGGCCTGCCTTCGCACGAAGACCACGCGCTGGTGATTTATGGCATCAGCCACTATTTAAACAACCCGCAATAA
- the iolE gene encoding myo-inosose-2 dehydratase, which yields MNSDYVKLAIAPIGWTNDDMPALGSENSFQQCISEMALAGFSGSEVGSKYPRDPHLLKPALQLRGLQICNAWFSTFFADGRREETVQEFKETLSFLHAMGAKVMGCSEQSGSIQGKAQPIYGDRVQFNDAQWQRIVEGYNHLAELAAEKGILVCLHHHMGTGIQTPDEIDRFMASVNHNVYLLFDTGHIYASELNQQAVEQVLEKHLARIAHVHLKDCRADVLQQVIAEKSAFMGGVCQGMFTVPGDGVIDFAPLFALLDKSGYKGWMVVEAEQDPARANPLEYAIRARRYIREMTNL from the coding sequence ATGAACAGCGATTACGTAAAACTTGCCATTGCCCCTATCGGCTGGACCAACGACGATATGCCGGCGCTAGGCAGCGAAAACAGTTTTCAGCAGTGCATCAGTGAAATGGCACTTGCAGGGTTTAGCGGCAGCGAAGTGGGCAGCAAATATCCGCGCGATCCCCACCTGCTCAAGCCGGCCCTGCAACTGCGCGGACTGCAGATTTGTAATGCCTGGTTTAGCACCTTCTTCGCCGACGGGCGAAGAGAGGAAACAGTGCAGGAATTCAAGGAAACACTGAGTTTCCTGCACGCCATGGGAGCGAAGGTGATGGGCTGTTCTGAACAAAGCGGAAGCATTCAGGGCAAGGCGCAACCGATTTACGGCGACAGAGTGCAGTTCAACGACGCGCAGTGGCAGCGGATCGTCGAGGGCTACAACCACCTCGCCGAGCTGGCTGCCGAGAAAGGCATATTGGTATGTTTACATCACCACATGGGCACGGGTATTCAAACGCCGGATGAAATCGACCGCTTTATGGCGTCGGTAAATCATAACGTTTATCTGCTGTTTGATACCGGCCACATTTATGCCTCTGAACTCAATCAACAAGCAGTAGAGCAGGTGCTCGAAAAACATCTTGCGCGCATCGCTCACGTTCATCTTAAAGACTGCCGTGCGGACGTTTTACAGCAGGTTATCGCTGAAAAAAGCGCGTTTATGGGCGGAGTATGTCAGGGCATGTTTACCGTGCCAGGCGACGGCGTGATTGATTTTGCACCGCTGTTCGCGCTGCTCGACAAAAGTGGCTACAAGGGTTGGATGGTGGTAGAGGCAGAGCAGGACCCAGCGCGGGCCAATCCTTTGGAATATGCCATCAGGGCGCGCCGCTATATTCGCGAAATGACAAACCTTTAA
- a CDS encoding sugar phosphate isomerase/epimerase — protein MQKALHGISTHYSNVLTDARIAKQTGYDSLEILSSKLVRYLDNGGTTARLKEVVDGYGLSVGCVNALLEIERHQGEQKKTMLAEATRLTRAAAELNCPTVQILALNGIDDLPEEQVMDIITENVSAIATIGQEYGVRYQIEVIAFTKFRTLEQGLEVIRRVGKDNVGMVIDFWHLYASGSKPEDIARLDKNLIYGVHFCDGRLPKPGEPWDQMVLRNCMPGEGEIDIQAWVDAVKATGYDGMWSAELFSPNRWEYDLIEIATECRENMVKYMG, from the coding sequence ATGCAAAAAGCCCTACACGGAATTTCAACCCACTACAGCAACGTATTAACTGATGCAAGAATCGCCAAGCAAACCGGCTATGACAGTCTGGAAATACTCAGCAGCAAACTGGTGCGCTACCTCGATAATGGTGGCACCACCGCCAGATTAAAAGAGGTCGTTGACGGCTATGGTTTGTCAGTAGGTTGTGTCAATGCCCTGCTTGAAATTGAACGCCATCAGGGAGAGCAGAAGAAAACCATGCTGGCCGAAGCAACGCGTTTAACCCGCGCGGCGGCAGAGCTTAACTGCCCGACAGTGCAAATTCTGGCGCTTAACGGCATCGACGACCTGCCAGAGGAACAGGTGATGGATATCATCACTGAAAACGTAAGCGCCATCGCCACTATCGGACAGGAATACGGCGTGCGCTATCAAATTGAAGTGATCGCCTTCACTAAATTCCGCACTCTGGAACAGGGTCTGGAAGTCATCCGCCGCGTCGGTAAAGACAACGTCGGCATGGTGATTGATTTCTGGCACCTCTATGCTTCAGGCTCCAAACCAGAGGACATCGCGCGCCTGGATAAAAACCTGATTTATGGCGTGCATTTCTGTGACGGTCGTCTGCCCAAGCCCGGTGAACCCTGGGACCAGATGGTGCTGCGAAACTGTATGCCGGGCGAAGGTGAAATTGACATTCAGGCCTGGGTTGACGCCGTTAAAGCCACCGGCTACGACGGCATGTGGTCGGCAGAACTCTTCAGCCCCAACCGCTGGGAGTACGATCTCATCGAGATTGCGACTGAGTGTCGTGAGAATATGGTCAAGTATATGGGGTAA
- a CDS encoding LLM class flavin-dependent oxidoreductase, with amino-acid sequence MSQSGKKVLLNAFNMNCVGHIHHGMWTHPQDQSTEFTSLKYWLELARTLERGLFDGLFIADILGVYDVYQQGIALTAKESIQLPVNDPLMLVSAMASVTEHLGFGLTANLSYEAPYPFARRFSTLDHLTNGRVGWNIVTGYLDSAARAVGQTELLSHDRRYDQADEFLDVSYQLWEGSWEDDAVVADRQQRIYADPTKIHPVHHHGEFYQVDGYHLSSPSPQRTPLLFQAGSSSRGIEFAARHAECTFVSGSTRQGTREQVNKLRQAAQQAGRQPDDIKIFMGVSVIVAATEREAREKEQEYLHYASPEAGIAHFSSSTGIDLSQFELDEPIQSGPTRAIESVSKAYSGWTRRRLLEQHAMGGRYSLIVGSASQVADELLKWVDECGIDGFNLTRILNPQSYIDFIDLVVPELQQRGRYKTEYESGSLRKKLFNHDRLPSQHPASRFRR; translated from the coding sequence ATGAGTCAGAGCGGCAAGAAAGTGTTGCTTAACGCCTTCAATATGAACTGTGTGGGCCATATTCACCACGGCATGTGGACGCATCCGCAGGACCAGTCCACCGAGTTTACCTCGTTAAAATATTGGCTTGAGCTGGCGCGTACGTTGGAGCGCGGGCTGTTCGACGGACTGTTTATTGCCGATATTCTCGGCGTTTACGACGTTTATCAGCAGGGCATAGCCTTAACCGCCAAAGAGTCGATTCAACTGCCGGTCAACGACCCGCTGATGCTGGTGTCAGCGATGGCGAGCGTGACCGAACATCTCGGCTTCGGACTCACCGCCAATCTGAGCTACGAGGCGCCTTATCCGTTCGCGCGGCGTTTTTCTACCCTCGATCATCTGACCAACGGCCGCGTTGGCTGGAATATTGTGACCGGCTACCTCGACAGCGCCGCGCGTGCGGTGGGGCAAACGGAGTTATTGAGTCATGACCGACGCTATGATCAGGCTGACGAGTTTCTTGACGTCAGTTACCAGCTCTGGGAAGGCAGCTGGGAAGACGACGCGGTGGTGGCAGACCGACAGCAGCGCATTTATGCCGATCCGACAAAAATTCATCCGGTACATCATCACGGCGAGTTTTATCAGGTTGATGGCTATCACCTTTCTTCGCCATCGCCGCAGCGCACCCCGTTGCTTTTTCAGGCTGGAAGTTCATCGCGCGGCATTGAATTTGCCGCCCGCCACGCCGAATGCACCTTCGTTAGCGGCAGCACACGACAGGGCACGCGTGAGCAGGTGAACAAGCTACGCCAGGCTGCACAGCAGGCCGGCCGCCAGCCTGACGACATAAAGATTTTCATGGGCGTATCCGTGATTGTTGCCGCCACCGAGCGCGAAGCGCGTGAGAAAGAGCAGGAGTATTTACACTACGCCAGCCCCGAAGCAGGCATTGCGCATTTCTCGAGTTCGACCGGTATTGACCTGTCGCAGTTCGAACTCGATGAACCGATTCAAAGCGGACCAACGCGGGCGATTGAGTCCGTGAGCAAAGCCTACAGTGGCTGGACTCGACGCCGTCTGCTTGAGCAGCACGCCATGGGCGGGCGCTACTCTCTGATAGTCGGCAGTGCTTCGCAGGTGGCCGACGAACTGCTGAAATGGGTGGATGAATGCGGCATTGATGGCTTCAATCTGACCCGCATCCTCAATCCGCAGAGCTATATCGATTTCATTGATTTAGTGGTGCCTGAATTACAGCAGCGCGGACGTTATAAGACGGAATATGAAAGCGGCTCACTGAGGAAAAAGCTGTTTAATCACGACAGGCTGCCGTCGCAACATCCCGCGAGCCGTTTCCGACGGTAG
- a CDS encoding SfnB family sulfur acquisition oxidoreductase — protein MTAIQIKPKRPTHIISSPEQALSVARELAQAFRVDASRRDRDRELPVAPLEELFASGLGAITVPRKWGGIAVSTAVLADVIALLSEADAAIGQVPQNHFYALEVLRVNGSEAQQQRFYREVLQGVHLGNALAEFSSPTAHQRSTTVLENGAHYLLEGRKFYATGAVFADRIPTAARNAEGQEQLVFVPRHQKGVTVIDDWSGFGQRTTGSGTVIFEAVEVDVEDIVPFHSAFERPTAVGPVAQIMHAAIDQGIARAAFNDMLLFINTRSRPWPDSNLARASDDPLTLDRTGQLAARLQAGDALLQEAGKAVDLAQLDAHEQTVAAASVSVATARAWTTEVALEAGNLLFELSGTRSALREHNLDRHWRNARTHTLHDPVRWKYPVIGNYVLNGVLPPRRGTL, from the coding sequence ATGACCGCAATTCAGATTAAGCCAAAACGGCCGACCCACATTATCAGCTCGCCAGAGCAGGCACTTAGCGTTGCCCGTGAACTGGCCCAGGCATTTCGCGTCGATGCTTCCCGCCGCGACCGAGACCGCGAGCTGCCCGTTGCACCATTGGAGGAGTTGTTTGCCTCCGGGCTTGGCGCCATCACCGTCCCGCGAAAATGGGGCGGAATAGCCGTTTCAACAGCGGTATTAGCCGACGTTATCGCCCTATTAAGCGAGGCCGACGCGGCTATCGGCCAAGTGCCACAGAACCATTTTTATGCCCTCGAAGTGCTGCGCGTCAACGGCAGTGAGGCACAGCAGCAGCGGTTTTACCGCGAAGTGCTGCAAGGCGTGCATTTGGGCAATGCTCTGGCCGAGTTTTCGTCCCCCACGGCGCACCAGCGCAGCACCACAGTGTTGGAAAACGGCGCGCATTATTTACTTGAAGGGAGAAAGTTTTATGCCACCGGTGCAGTGTTCGCCGACCGTATTCCTACAGCGGCGCGTAACGCCGAAGGCCAGGAGCAGTTGGTGTTTGTGCCACGGCATCAGAAGGGAGTGACGGTTATCGATGACTGGTCGGGATTCGGGCAGCGCACCACCGGTAGCGGAACGGTGATTTTTGAGGCAGTCGAGGTAGACGTTGAAGATATTGTGCCGTTTCATAGCGCGTTTGAGCGACCGACTGCTGTCGGACCGGTTGCGCAAATTATGCACGCCGCCATCGACCAGGGGATTGCCCGCGCTGCATTCAACGACATGCTGCTGTTTATCAACACGCGTTCCCGGCCGTGGCCTGATTCGAATCTGGCGCGCGCCAGCGACGACCCGCTGACTCTCGACCGCACAGGGCAACTTGCCGCACGTTTACAGGCGGGTGATGCCCTGCTGCAGGAGGCTGGGAAAGCCGTAGACCTCGCACAGCTTGACGCGCATGAACAGACCGTGGCCGCAGCTTCGGTGTCAGTTGCAACAGCGCGCGCCTGGACCACAGAGGTGGCGCTGGAGGCGGGGAATTTGTTGTTTGAACTCTCCGGCACGCGATCGGCCCTGCGTGAGCACAACCTTGACCGCCACTGGCGCAATGCACGCACGCACACGCTGCACGACCCGGTGCGCTGGAAATATCCGGTCATCGGCAACTATGTATTAAACGGCGTACTTCCGCCGCGAAGAGGCACCTTATGA